A single region of the Chryseobacterium sp. 6424 genome encodes:
- a CDS encoding T9SS type A sorting domain-containing protein, translated as MKKFYSLLAAIAVSATVSAQAFTATYAFAGTPPVTTAVTTGSNYTASAFTSVGYTQTATGNRFTHEGAPTAGVLDTSKYLQVTVTPAAGYYLDVSSITFRAQRSGTGPRYYAVRSSVDGYAANLPASIVPANAELEVVPTNQFHYVNDISTGQNGSTVTPAITNQAGAVTFRFYFYGAEATTGTFSVDDVVITGNVDDSNLSVSDVNGSKVKLVKNTIVNNAIVFGAKANVNIVNANGQVVKSAAVTEGTSLDVSSLNKGMYIITGDVNGQTVSQKIIKQ; from the coding sequence ATGAAAAAATTCTATTCTTTATTGGCAGCAATTGCTGTCTCTGCTACAGTTAGCGCACAGGCTTTCACAGCAACGTATGCTTTCGCGGGAACTCCTCCTGTTACAACAGCGGTAACTACGGGTTCTAACTATACGGCTTCTGCCTTTACATCGGTAGGGTATACCCAAACTGCTACTGGAAATAGATTTACTCATGAAGGTGCTCCAACTGCGGGTGTGCTTGATACCAGCAAATATTTGCAGGTTACAGTGACGCCAGCTGCTGGATATTATTTAGATGTATCTTCTATTACTTTCCGTGCACAAAGATCTGGGACCGGACCAAGATATTATGCAGTAAGATCAAGCGTTGACGGTTATGCAGCTAACCTTCCTGCAAGTATTGTTCCTGCAAATGCAGAATTGGAGGTAGTGCCAACAAACCAGTTTCATTATGTAAATGACATCAGTACTGGCCAAAATGGTTCTACTGTTACGCCTGCCATTACAAATCAAGCAGGTGCTGTAACTTTCCGTTTTTATTTCTATGGTGCTGAAGCAACAACCGGTACCTTTAGCGTTGATGATGTGGTCATTACTGGTAATGTTGATGATTCTAATTTATCAGTATCTGACGTAAATGGATCTAAAGTAAAACTTGTGAAAAATACGATTGTTAATAATGCCATAGTTTTTGGTGCAAAAGCAAACGTGAACATCGTTAATGCAAACGGACAAGTAGTAAAGTCAGCAGCAGTAACAGAGGGGACAAGCCTTGATGTATCTTCTTTAAACAAAGGAATGTATATCATCACTGGTGATGTAAACGGACAAACTGTTTCACAAAAAATCATCAAACAATAA